From Phenylobacterium immobile (ATCC 35973), a single genomic window includes:
- a CDS encoding transglutaminase-like domain-containing protein, producing MRIRAGYDIIHDCPVETPMVLLLNVHPSRAGDLETPDLMTASPEVRMHRYRDLFGNVATRVVAPPGPFRLTADFVITDTGAADPASPDACQHLVEDLPDEAMTFLLPSRYCETEHLSNMAWSMFGGVEPGWKRVQAICDYVHSHITFGYHNARKTRTAFEAWQEQVGVCRDFAHLAVALCRCMNIPARYCTGFLGDIGVSRVTSPMDFSAWFEVYLGGAWHTFDARHNAPRIGRILMARGRDATDVAIATIFGAAWLEQFTVITEELK from the coding sequence GTGCGGATCAGGGCAGGCTACGACATCATTCACGACTGCCCTGTCGAAACGCCGATGGTCCTCTTGCTCAACGTCCATCCCTCGCGTGCGGGCGACCTCGAGACCCCCGACCTGATGACCGCCAGCCCGGAGGTGCGGATGCACCGCTACCGGGATCTGTTCGGCAATGTCGCCACCCGGGTTGTCGCGCCGCCAGGCCCGTTCCGGCTCACTGCCGACTTCGTCATCACCGACACGGGCGCCGCCGATCCAGCGTCGCCCGACGCTTGCCAACACCTGGTCGAGGACCTGCCCGACGAGGCGATGACCTTCCTGTTGCCCAGCCGCTATTGCGAGACTGAGCATCTGTCGAACATGGCCTGGTCGATGTTCGGCGGCGTGGAGCCGGGCTGGAAACGCGTCCAGGCCATCTGCGACTATGTCCACAGCCACATCACCTTCGGCTATCACAACGCCCGGAAGACACGGACGGCTTTCGAGGCCTGGCAGGAGCAGGTGGGCGTCTGTCGCGACTTTGCGCACCTGGCCGTGGCGTTGTGCCGATGCATGAACATACCGGCGCGATACTGCACCGGCTTCCTCGGCGACATCGGCGTCAGCCGGGTCACCTCGCCGATGGATTTTTCAGCCTGGTTCGAGGTCTATCTTGGCGGCGCTTGGCACACCTTCGACGCCCGCCACAACGCGCCCCGGATCGGGCGCATCCTGATGGCGCGCGGTCGCGACGCGACCGATGTGGCCATCGCCACCATCTTTGGCGCGGCCTGGCTCGAGCAGTTCACCGTGATTACGGAAGAGCTGAAGTAG
- a CDS encoding fused DSP-PTPase phosphatase/NAD kinase-like protein, which translates to MTPRPSPKPFDLATPVGRTRAYADYLWRDHAYLRLGFSNAHWISEELVRANQPWPHQLAVWKKAGIRTVINLRGGFDASFYALERQACADLGMEMVDFTVTSREVPSREQILGARELFQRVAYPALMHCKSGADRAGVMSVLYMHFRKGLPIRKALQQLSLRYLHVRQGKTGVLDYFFERYLEDAEPRGVSFVDWVESPDFDPKGMKATFRAQMLGSLITERLLRRE; encoded by the coding sequence ATGACGCCCCGACCCTCGCCCAAACCCTTCGACCTTGCGACGCCAGTCGGCCGCACGCGCGCCTACGCCGACTACCTGTGGCGCGATCATGCCTATCTGCGCCTGGGCTTCTCCAACGCCCACTGGATCAGCGAAGAGTTGGTCCGCGCGAACCAGCCGTGGCCGCATCAGCTGGCCGTCTGGAAGAAGGCCGGAATCCGCACGGTCATCAATCTGCGCGGCGGGTTCGACGCCAGCTTTTACGCCCTGGAGCGTCAAGCCTGCGCCGATCTCGGCATGGAGATGGTCGATTTCACGGTCACCTCCCGCGAGGTGCCCAGCCGCGAGCAGATCCTGGGCGCGCGTGAGCTCTTCCAGCGGGTCGCCTATCCGGCCCTGATGCACTGCAAATCGGGCGCCGATCGGGCCGGGGTGATGAGCGTGCTTTACATGCACTTCCGCAAGGGCCTTCCGATCCGCAAGGCCCTGCAACAGTTGTCGCTGCGCTATCTGCACGTGCGGCAGGGCAAAACCGGGGTGTTGGACTATTTTTTTGAACGCTACCTCGAAGACGCCGAACCGCGTGGGGTGAGCTTCGTCGATTGGGTCGAGAGCCCGGACTTCGATCCCAAGGGTATGAAGGCGACCTTCCGTGCGCAAATGCTAGGGTCGCTAATCACTGAGCGGCTGCTCCGCCGCGAATAG
- a CDS encoding ABC transporter ATP-binding protein translates to MQGSASPELPARALIARVARVYLAPRWRGWLTALVAAICVAFFSAKLIQILEPATNDLMVNHKPGMLVVLPLTIAAYAIGRAVAQIIQASFVNRIGNAVVGDVQAQLFGRLVRADLSRLQSQHSGSYVAAVLYDAGLIREAATAGVINYTQHFLTVIGAITVMVSNDGMLSLILVAMAPIASLIMRRFSKRTVKAARGAMAETSNLSSAIMESLDGVRVVKIENREAYEEARVEVVIRRRQAHLTKGADARARAGPSTELLMTLITAAVIAYAGWRSQNGQMTAGAFVAFIGALGLASQSLRQLANLQTVMAEGMVAARRLFAALDVEPEVRERAGAHPLPRGQGAIRFTDVAFAYGGDDKPALDGVTFEAKAGEIVALVGPSGGGKSTILNLIPRFYDPTAGRVTIDGHDIRDVELASLRRQIALVTQEPFLFDDTVRANIAYGRPDADEAAIEAAARAAAAHDFIGDLPDGYDFAVGEGGARLSGGQRQRIAIARAFLKDAPILLLDEATSALDTASEAQVQAALSRLMAGRTTLMIAHRLSTVRRASRIYVIDQGRVVEAGDHDALLAQSGLYARLAGGQDLEAVPT, encoded by the coding sequence ATCCAGGGCTCCGCTTCGCCTGAGCTTCCCGCCCGCGCCCTGATCGCGCGGGTCGCACGGGTTTATCTCGCGCCGCGTTGGCGGGGCTGGCTGACGGCCCTGGTCGCGGCGATCTGCGTCGCCTTCTTCTCGGCCAAGCTGATCCAGATCCTGGAGCCCGCGACCAACGACCTGATGGTCAACCACAAGCCCGGCATGCTGGTGGTCTTGCCGCTGACCATCGCCGCCTACGCCATCGGCCGCGCGGTGGCCCAGATCATCCAGGCGAGCTTCGTCAACCGCATCGGCAACGCCGTCGTAGGCGACGTCCAGGCCCAGCTGTTCGGTCGGTTGGTGCGCGCAGACCTGTCGCGGCTGCAAAGCCAGCATTCGGGCTCCTATGTGGCCGCCGTGCTCTATGACGCCGGCCTGATCCGCGAGGCCGCGACCGCCGGCGTGATCAACTACACGCAACATTTTCTGACGGTGATCGGCGCGATCACCGTGATGGTCTCCAATGACGGCATGCTGTCGCTGATCCTAGTGGCCATGGCGCCGATCGCCAGCCTGATCATGCGCCGGTTCTCGAAGCGGACAGTGAAGGCGGCGCGAGGCGCCATGGCCGAGACATCGAACCTTTCGTCGGCGATCATGGAGAGCCTAGACGGCGTCCGGGTCGTCAAGATCGAGAACCGCGAGGCCTACGAGGAAGCGCGCGTCGAAGTGGTGATCCGTCGCCGCCAGGCCCACCTGACCAAGGGCGCCGACGCCCGCGCCCGCGCCGGTCCCTCCACCGAGCTCCTGATGACCCTGATCACCGCGGCGGTCATCGCCTACGCCGGGTGGCGCTCGCAGAACGGCCAGATGACCGCCGGCGCCTTCGTGGCCTTCATCGGCGCCCTGGGTCTCGCTTCGCAGTCGCTGCGCCAGCTCGCCAATCTGCAGACGGTCATGGCCGAGGGCATGGTCGCAGCGCGGCGTCTGTTCGCCGCCCTCGACGTCGAACCCGAGGTGCGCGAGCGCGCCGGGGCCCACCCCCTGCCACGCGGCCAGGGGGCGATCCGCTTCACCGACGTCGCCTTCGCCTATGGCGGCGACGACAAGCCGGCGCTGGACGGCGTCACTTTCGAGGCCAAGGCCGGCGAGATCGTCGCCCTCGTGGGGCCCTCTGGCGGCGGCAAGTCGACCATCCTGAACCTGATCCCACGGTTCTATGATCCCACGGCGGGCCGCGTGACCATCGACGGCCACGACATTCGCGACGTCGAGCTTGCGTCGCTGCGGCGGCAGATCGCCTTGGTGACGCAGGAGCCCTTCCTGTTCGACGACACGGTGCGCGCCAACATCGCCTATGGCCGACCGGACGCCGACGAGGCCGCCATCGAAGCCGCCGCCCGGGCCGCCGCGGCGCATGATTTCATCGGCGACCTGCCCGACGGCTATGACTTCGCCGTCGGCGAGGGCGGCGCGCGCCTGTCCGGCGGCCAGCGCCAGCGCATCGCCATCGCCCGGGCCTTCCTGAAGGACGCGCCGATCCTGTTGCTCGATGAGGCGACCAGCGCGCTCGACACCGCGAGCGAGGCCCAGGTCCAGGCCGCCCTGTCGCGACTGATGGCCGGTCGCACCACCCTGATGATCGCCCATCGTCTGTCTACCGTGCGCCGCGCCAGCCGCATCTATGTCATCGACCAGGGCCGCGTGGTCGAGGCCGGCGATCACGACGCCTTGCTGGCCCAGAGCGGCCTGTACGCGCGCCTGGCCGGCGGCCAGGATCTCGAGGCCGTGCCGACTTGA